A portion of the Naumovozyma castellii chromosome 2, complete genome genome contains these proteins:
- the NCAS0B07840 gene encoding WD40 repeat domain-containing protein (ancestral locus Anc_1.247), producing MSDVVSPPDSPLYCSSNDHKPYITAIYGINISLHNSVFKSCLLPILKLLRLPLPIGSEIFLDIHLSTDGSSYFGNNIMDVRSTFKILSHLSNRYLNDLPESHFPTSLGQQEEFKQQLSLYQEFLLEINHQYTSEKLLSDNARDSLHSPYTSKDVDHLNGSISSDKKILKLSQNELKYQNLQDSIMEHTSKKQSRETTREVPRHRQNRNIASRGEGMISLRGKHVHSYKHRNEQNESAAKAEPDLTDAKLDPNIRGINNVMNDPAQVMFFHKNDKENNEDLKSGSHLGTLDSVYTDTVTCLDFDLSTKMLYTAGKYNTSIKVWDLETNDQVMDLDDHIASVTCMQLHPDSKTLITGSKDATLKLWDLGLAPQTSLDSTSNIDSCINTFEAHTAEITSVSYDNEYLLSASRDKSIRQWDLTTGNCVQTLEATLSHNSGTNIKDSTVEALQSVGAALATGSKDGIIRLWDLRSGKVVRTLLKHQGPITSLQFDSTKIITGSTDANISVSDLRTGNILETYHCDAPINTFDFENDKLVVAADTKDVRVINRNNGSHWNCDIKVPDESTTVSVKLKKKLMIEGRSNGVINLWHI from the coding sequence GTCTTTAAGTCATGTTTACTGCCCATCCTAAAACTATTAAGGTTACCACTTCCTATTGGTAGTGAGATATTTCTCGACATACACCTCTCTACAGATGGGAGCTcatattttggaaataacATTATGGATGTACGTAGTACGTTTAAGATTCTTTCACATTTGTCTAACCGATACCTTAATGACTTACCAGAGAGCCATTTCCCTACATCATTAGGACAACAGGAAGAGTTTAAGCAACAATTGTCCCTTTACCAAGAATTTCTACTCGAGATTAATCACCAATATACTTCAGAAAAGCTTCTTTCGGATAATGCAAGAGATTCCCTTCATTCACCCTACACCTCTAAAGATGTCGATCATTTGAATGGTAGTATATCTTCTGACAAGAAAATCCTAAAACTATCCCAAAATGAGCTTAAGTACCAGAATTTACAAGACTCTATAATGGAACATACTTCCAAAAAGCAATCTAGGGAAACTACGAGAGAAGTTCCAAGACACAGGCAGAATAGAAACATTGCTTCCAGAGGGGAAGGAATGATTAGCCTTAGGGGTAAACACGTACATTCATACAAACATAGAAATGAACAGAATGAGTCGGCGGCAAAGGCCGAACCTGATTTGACTGATGCCAAACTAGACCCAAATATTCGGGGTATAAACAATGTCATGAATGACCCAGCTCAGGTTATGTTCTTTCATAAAAAtgacaaagaaaataatgaagacCTCAAGTCTGGATCCCATCTAGGAACACTTGATAGCGTGTATACTGATACAGTTACATGCTTAgattttgatttatctACAAAAATGTTGTACACTGCAGGTAAATACAATACTTCAATAAAGGTTTGGGATCTCGAGACGAACGATCAAGTTATGGATTTAGATGATCATATCGCGTCCGTAACATGCATGCAACTTCACCCGGATAGCAAAACTCTTATTACCGGTAGCAAAGATGCCACACTAAAGTTATGGGATTTAGGGCTTGCTCCACAAACATCCCTTGATAGCACCAGTAATATAGATTCTTGCATCAATACGTTTGAAGCACATACAGCTGAAATTACTAGTGTGTCatatgataatgaatatcTTCTTAGCGCCTCGAGAGATAAAAGCATACGACAATGGGATTTGACTACTGGAAACTGTGTACAGACATTAGAGGCAACCTTATCACATAACTCAGGAACTAATATAAAAGATTCAACAGTAGAGGCCCTCCAGAGTGTTGGGGCCGCTTTGGCCACAGGATCAAAAGACGGTATAATTAGACTATGGGATTTGAGGTCTGGAAAAGTGGTGAGAACATTACTGAAACACCAAGGACCAATTACTTCCCTCCAATTTGACTCCACCAAAATTATTACAGGATCGACCGATGCCAATATATCAGTCTCTGACTTAAGAACAGGAAACATACTAGAAACATACCATTGTGATGCACCTATCAATACGTTTGactttgaaaatgataaattagtGGTTGCAGCGGATACCAAAGATGTGCGTGTAATTAATAGAAACAATGGTAGTCATTGGAATTGTGACATTAAAGTTCCTGATGAATCAACCACAGTTTCTGTTAAGCTGAAGAAAAAGCTCATGATAGAAGGCCGTAGTAATGGTGTAATAAATCTGTGGCATATATAG